Part of the Labrus mixtus unplaced genomic scaffold, fLabMix1.1 SCAFFOLD_113, whole genome shotgun sequence genome is shown below.
CTGTGATGGCTGCAAAATAATGTTCAGGGGAAATGAGACAACTTCAACTCAGTCAAGTTTGTATGTATTGCACGTTTAAGACAGCGTCTGctggcgcactcacactaggcccagttgtcccgtaccgtgctaaAGCCAATCGCTTCGTCCAAGCATGCCAGGGGAAGTGTATCGTGCActagtcaaatgaactggactttaggggtgaagcatgtgagtgcgccctaagaggcagaaccagactcatgatggacAGCCGTCTGCTGAGATTGTgttgggatagagggagatgcaggaagaagagaaggatagagacaaacaacaaagaatacGATCtatttatagctacaatgtcagtTGATCAGTGCACCTTTTaaatttgttataaaaaaactgaattcctCTTTAGCGAGTCAAATAGATTAGCTGGAGTAATTGTGTGATTTTggcgtttctgtgtgttttgccaGGTGTGGGACATGTTCGGTGTGTTCTTCGCCAACCACCCAGACCTGAGGCGTATTCTGACCGACTACGGCTtcgagggtcatcccttcaggAAGGACTTTCCTCTCTCGGGATACGTGGAGGTGAGTGCTGACAACAACACGTCCTGCTGCAACAGTGCAGCTTGGTCTGTTTTAATCTGCCTCATCTGTGAATTAATAATTTTGTTTCcttccaaaaataaatgcagtagTATTGGCATGGTGTCAGTGAGACTGGCAGGATGGAAGCTGTGCCCAGACGTTTAGTCTCAACCTCTGCTggagcctgtgtttgtgtttttttattcaattatttataGAGCTCATGGTAATGAAGTCAGGGCTCCCACCGGCCCTGAACACATCCTCTATAGTTCCTGCCAAGAAAGGATAATTTATCCTCAAAGTACTTTCAGTAGTACTTTAAGTGCATCTATTTCCTTGaaggaataaataattaaattagcCTCTTAgatctggttttaaaaatgtatcatctgGTCAGGATctcataaaagaaaaagctccTTGTGGATTATTTCTTGttacatttttgagtttttttttagtctttgggATGCATCAATGATAACCTCAAAAACCCTCAAACTGCTTTGAagagatgtaaacatgcatTCATATTGACAACTGACGCGTGTCTCCCTCCTCAGGTGCGCTATGATGACGAGGTGAAGCGCGTGGTGGCTGAGCCCGTGGAGCTGTCGCAGGAGTTCAGGAAGTTTGACCTGAACACGCCCTGGGAGGTTTTCCCGGCGCACAGGGAGCCCAAAGACGCCCCGCCCAAACTGGAGGCTGGAGAGGCTCCTGAGAAGAAATGACGTCCCTCATGATTCATCCCCACGTTCTGTCTGTCCGAGTCATTTTGGGATCCCCCGCCCCCCAACTGAACAAAGCCACCtgaatatttatgtaaataaaactaagaataaaacaatcctgaaaagagatttttttgtgGTGCTGTAAGTTATCTGGTCAactgtgtgtgtacacctgAACTTTACCCCTCTAAATGTGACTCCACATTTCATCCCTTACCCTTACAACcttctaaaatcagctgctgatATTTCAGCATCCTCTTTTCTGGTTTCAGCATT
Proteins encoded:
- the LOC132970414 gene encoding NADH dehydrogenase [ubiquinone] iron-sulfur protein 3, mitochondrial-like, coding for MFGVFFANHPDLRRILTDYGFEGHPFRKDFPLSGYVEVRYDDEVKRVVAEPVELSQEFRKFDLNTPWEVFPAHREPKDAPPKLEAGEAPEKK